A region from the Salicibibacter cibarius genome encodes:
- a CDS encoding DeoR family transcriptional regulator, producing MQSSTDRMLTRIKSIYLFMSKEGRTVTTQELVDEFGTTQRTIQRDLNVLEYNNLVHSPSRGKWIAKRKKTQAS from the coding sequence TTGCAATCTTCAACCGATCGCATGCTCACCCGCATTAAGTCGATTTACTTGTTTATGAGTAAAGAAGGAAGAACGGTGACAACGCAAGAACTGGTTGATGAATTCGGCACTACTCAACGTACGATCCAGCGTGACCTAAACGTGCTGGAGTATAACAATCTCGTCCATAGCCCAAGCCGCGGCAAATGGATTGCAAAACGAAAAAAAACACAGGCATCATAA
- a CDS encoding putative polysaccharide biosynthesis protein: protein MSDNKLVRGTMLLTGATFISRFLGLIYILPFTMLVGHQGNALYQYGYLPYNILLSLATLGVPMAVSKFVSKYNALDDYVTGQRLFRSGIVFMTITGFITFLILFIMAPTIAGWVLPAGDSSGNSYSDVVFTIRMVSFALLIIPGMAVFRGYFQGFHSMGPTAASQVIEQFARILFILVTAFLVLQVFEGSLGLAVGLATFGAFIGGLSSLLVLFYFWKKRKAGIQAQIRESKKDHQLPLSSMYKELIAYALPLSFVGLAIPLFQAIDLFTFNDAMTEGYGSNAGQAETAFGAFSRTTHALIMIPVALATAMSVNLIPAITKANTNRDMESMHGLITKTFQIILFFTIPAAFGLTILATPAFASLYGLEDLGIGSMVLSYYAPAAILFSIFAVTAAILQGMNRQKYAVIGLCIGLFFKLVLNYWLISSFGAVGGVAATIIGYTLAIGFNIWAVGKFAAYQYMQIGKHATVILGITAIMAVSVYIVREGGMVVFDTSGQAGFVAILAFGVLIGMLLYFILSIRAGVAEKVLGNRFSRR from the coding sequence ATGTCGGATAACAAACTCGTTCGGGGAACGATGTTGCTTACGGGAGCAACGTTTATTTCGAGATTCCTCGGACTGATTTACATATTACCTTTTACAATGCTCGTCGGGCACCAAGGGAATGCCCTTTATCAATATGGATACTTGCCTTATAATATTTTATTAAGTTTGGCAACCCTCGGCGTCCCGATGGCTGTGTCCAAATTTGTCTCCAAATACAATGCGCTCGATGATTACGTGACGGGTCAACGCTTGTTTCGCTCGGGCATTGTTTTTATGACGATCACGGGATTTATCACGTTTTTGATCTTGTTTATCATGGCCCCGACCATTGCCGGTTGGGTGCTTCCCGCTGGAGATTCGTCCGGGAACAGCTATAGCGATGTTGTGTTTACGATCCGCATGGTTAGCTTTGCGTTGCTGATTATACCGGGGATGGCAGTGTTCCGTGGTTATTTTCAAGGCTTTCATTCCATGGGTCCGACTGCGGCATCGCAAGTGATTGAACAATTCGCCCGTATCCTTTTTATTCTGGTGACGGCATTTCTCGTCCTGCAAGTCTTCGAAGGCTCTTTAGGATTGGCCGTCGGTCTGGCGACATTCGGGGCGTTCATCGGCGGGTTGAGCTCGTTGCTTGTGCTTTTCTATTTTTGGAAAAAACGAAAGGCAGGAATTCAGGCGCAAATTAGAGAAAGTAAAAAAGACCATCAGCTGCCGCTTTCGTCCATGTACAAAGAATTGATTGCTTACGCGCTCCCATTATCGTTTGTTGGATTGGCAATCCCCCTCTTTCAGGCGATTGATTTGTTCACCTTTAATGACGCAATGACCGAAGGCTACGGTTCCAATGCCGGACAAGCAGAAACGGCATTCGGAGCGTTCTCACGTACAACCCATGCCTTAATCATGATCCCGGTAGCATTGGCGACAGCGATGTCGGTGAACCTTATTCCGGCCATTACGAAAGCCAATACAAACCGCGATATGGAAAGCATGCACGGGTTGATTACAAAGACCTTCCAAATCATTCTTTTTTTCACCATTCCGGCAGCATTTGGTTTGACGATTTTAGCTACCCCGGCATTTGCGTCCTTGTATGGGCTTGAAGATTTGGGAATTGGGAGCATGGTTTTAAGTTACTACGCGCCTGCGGCGATCTTGTTTTCCATTTTCGCCGTTACAGCCGCGATTCTCCAAGGGATGAATCGGCAAAAATATGCTGTGATCGGACTTTGCATCGGGCTTTTCTTTAAGCTTGTGCTCAATTATTGGTTAATCAGCAGCTTTGGGGCTGTTGGCGGCGTAGCCGCTACCATCATCGGCTATACATTGGCGATCGGTTTTAACATATGGGCAGTCGGAAAATTTGCCGCTTATCAATATATGCAAATCGGAAAGCACGCCACGGTCATTCTCGGCATAACGGCAATTATGGCCGTGTCGGTATACATCGTTCGCGAAGGGGGCATGGTCGTGTTCGATACGTCCGGACAGGCCGGTTTTGTTGCCATTTTAGCGTTTGGCGTACTGATTGGCATGCTCCTATACTTTATTTTGAGCATTCGGGCCGGAGTGGCAGAAAAAGTGCTCGGCAATCGTTTTTCGAGAAGGTAA
- a CDS encoding pseudouridine synthase, giving the protein MDEQWRIDKWLAAAGIGSRKDVKKLLRKKEIQVNGTTVTDASVKINAHKDTVTINGEEIDYDPGPVYLMMNKRKGRVSATTDDRHRTVLNDIDQKDKKIELFPVGRLDKDTTGLLFLTTDGGWAHRLTTPRLGIEKEYEVLLDEEPSSEELQSLREGIQLKDGTETKPAKVSEGAQEKIGFRLLITVTEGKYHQVKRMFGAIGREVKTLKRVRVSNVHLDERLDAGEYRPLTADELEVIAYDLEKKNEKY; this is encoded by the coding sequence ATGGATGAACAATGGCGGATTGATAAGTGGCTGGCAGCCGCCGGCATCGGTTCCCGTAAAGATGTAAAAAAGCTGCTGCGAAAAAAAGAAATACAGGTCAATGGCACCACGGTTACCGATGCAAGCGTGAAAATAAACGCGCACAAGGATACGGTGACGATTAATGGGGAGGAAATCGATTACGATCCGGGGCCTGTATACTTGATGATGAATAAACGCAAAGGGCGCGTGAGCGCGACGACAGACGATCGGCACCGAACGGTACTCAATGATATCGACCAAAAGGATAAAAAGATTGAATTGTTCCCTGTGGGGCGGCTGGATAAAGATACGACCGGCTTGCTTTTTTTAACGACAGATGGGGGATGGGCGCACCGTTTGACGACCCCTCGCTTGGGGATTGAGAAAGAATATGAAGTATTATTGGATGAAGAACCGTCTTCCGAAGAGCTTCAATCGTTGCGAGAAGGCATACAACTGAAAGATGGAACGGAAACGAAACCTGCGAAAGTTTCCGAGGGGGCACAAGAAAAGATTGGATTTCGCTTGTTGATCACGGTTACGGAAGGGAAATATCATCAAGTGAAGCGAATGTTCGGAGCAATCGGCCGTGAAGTGAAGACGCTTAAACGGGTGCGCGTGAGCAATGTGCACTTGGATGAACGTTTGGACGCAGGCGAGTACCGCCCCCTGACAGCTGATGAACTGGAAGTGATTGCTTACGATTTAGAGAAAAAAAACGAAAAATATTGA
- a CDS encoding BCCT family transporter — MNRQRQKQTIIDFNIFTPSLLIILGVSILFALYTDESMALLDSIFNTIVDTFKWGYLWYALIIVGVGLYLSFSKYGQVVLGDPMEKPRFSLFAYASMLVAMGVGATIMRTGMAQWSEVAIDPPFGIDAGSAEAILAGNAYSMFLWSFQTFAVFVMVAPAMAYILHVRRKPKMRISEACRVIFGDRFTDGLGGIVLDTLFMVSILAGAAVTLGLGTPIVTYNLAELLNIEVTFPFTIIVTVVWVGIFSISAYVGIEKGIKKLSTLNMYLAALLALFIIFIGPGLFIMDFFTDSVRYLLSNYLNFSLYTHSMELGGGTFIESHTVFWIAYNATWAMLHGVFAAVISKGRTVKEMIMTYLLAPVLLGWVATGVLGGMSVYSHITDAVPVLDIVQEEGLEAAIPEVLSAMPFAPIVLTVFVIIATVFMVTTLDSTTYTVASYTTSRDMSKQAPPKNVRIIVAAIITILALSLMNIGGLPPLEVLSGIMGIPIIVIQFLTIYAAIKMMDEDQAWKYNVRKK; from the coding sequence ATGAACAGGCAAAGACAAAAACAAACCATCATTGACTTTAATATTTTTACACCATCATTATTAATCATTTTGGGTGTCAGCATTCTTTTTGCCCTGTACACAGATGAATCGATGGCATTATTGGATTCCATCTTTAATACAATCGTGGATACATTCAAATGGGGATACTTATGGTATGCCTTGATCATTGTAGGTGTCGGTTTATACTTATCATTTTCCAAGTACGGGCAAGTTGTCTTGGGCGACCCGATGGAAAAACCGAGATTTTCATTATTTGCGTATGCGTCCATGTTAGTTGCCATGGGGGTTGGGGCAACGATCATGCGAACCGGTATGGCCCAGTGGAGCGAAGTGGCGATCGATCCTCCATTTGGGATTGATGCGGGATCTGCGGAAGCGATCCTCGCGGGAAATGCGTACAGCATGTTTTTATGGAGTTTCCAAACATTTGCCGTCTTTGTTATGGTAGCTCCTGCCATGGCATATATTTTACATGTGCGCAGAAAACCGAAAATGCGCATTTCTGAAGCATGCCGGGTCATCTTCGGCGATCGATTTACAGATGGTTTAGGCGGCATTGTATTGGACACGCTTTTTATGGTCAGCATTCTTGCAGGCGCTGCCGTGACGCTTGGGCTTGGAACGCCGATTGTCACCTACAATTTAGCTGAATTGTTAAATATTGAAGTCACGTTTCCTTTTACGATAATTGTCACTGTTGTTTGGGTAGGAATTTTTAGCATCAGTGCTTACGTCGGCATCGAAAAAGGGATAAAAAAATTAAGTACACTAAACATGTACCTCGCAGCTCTACTGGCATTATTTATCATTTTTATCGGACCAGGTTTGTTTATTATGGATTTTTTCACAGATTCGGTCCGTTATCTACTTTCCAACTATCTGAATTTCTCGCTTTACACCCATTCCATGGAATTGGGAGGCGGCACCTTTATTGAAAGCCACACCGTCTTTTGGATTGCTTATAATGCTACTTGGGCGATGCTGCACGGTGTCTTTGCGGCAGTCATTTCAAAAGGTAGAACCGTCAAAGAAATGATCATGACTTATTTACTGGCACCGGTACTGCTTGGCTGGGTCGCGACAGGTGTCCTCGGCGGCATGAGTGTGTATAGTCACATCACCGACGCTGTACCGGTATTGGATATTGTGCAAGAAGAAGGACTGGAAGCAGCCATACCTGAAGTCTTATCTGCCATGCCTTTTGCGCCAATCGTTCTCACCGTTTTTGTGATTATCGCCACGGTTTTCATGGTGACCACACTCGATTCAACAACGTACACAGTTGCTTCTTACACAACAAGCCGGGATATGAGCAAACAGGCGCCTCCGAAAAATGTAAGAATCATCGTGGCAGCCATCATTACCATTCTTGCTTTATCATTGATGAATATTGGAGGACTGCCCCCGTTGGAAGTGCTTTCCGGGATTATGGGAATACCGATCATCGTCATCCAATTCCTAACCATCTACGCGGCAATTAAAATGATGGATGAGGATCAAGCCTGGAAGTATAACGTAAGAAAAAAATAA
- the ftsW gene encoding putative lipid II flippase FtsW, with amino-acid sequence MVERLKSFDWVLIATVFALSVFGLIMVYSASYPLSIDLFDSPTYYIIRQLIYFGVGVVVFAVIMNFRYHYFKTLSPYIIAASVVLLILVVFIGIAENEATRWVSIGGINMQPSELVKLGVIIYLAQVYSQKQKYIDRFATGVAPPLIVVVALFTLILLQPDLGTAVMILLVGGVIVFLSGARFRHLAFLGTLSAAVVLFLVMQADYRMNRILAFRDPFAFDDTFGLQLIQSYISISNGGITGTGFGQSVQKLGYLPEAHTDFILAIIAEETGWLGVGFVILCFLVIGFRGLLIGARCKHLFGSLLAYGIVFQLMFQFIFNAGAVSGLLPITGIPLPFVSYGGTSLIVSLASAAILVNISLQNQKDYKHTQPKEESSQQKDSLVFKRKWNEM; translated from the coding sequence ATGGTTGAACGGTTAAAGTCTTTTGATTGGGTCCTGATTGCAACCGTATTTGCATTAAGTGTGTTTGGCCTAATCATGGTATACAGCGCGAGTTACCCGCTTTCTATTGATCTTTTCGATTCACCTACGTACTACATTATTCGTCAACTGATTTATTTTGGCGTAGGGGTAGTCGTTTTTGCGGTGATCATGAATTTTCGCTACCATTATTTTAAAACGTTGAGCCCATATATTATTGCAGCATCCGTGGTTTTGTTAATTCTCGTTGTGTTTATCGGGATTGCTGAAAACGAAGCAACCCGTTGGGTCAGTATTGGCGGGATAAACATGCAACCTTCAGAGCTTGTTAAGCTCGGGGTGATTATTTATCTTGCCCAAGTGTATTCCCAAAAGCAAAAGTATATTGATCGCTTCGCAACCGGAGTGGCCCCCCCGTTAATTGTCGTTGTCGCCTTATTTACGCTCATCCTATTGCAACCGGACCTCGGGACGGCGGTGATGATTCTACTCGTCGGCGGTGTCATCGTTTTTTTATCCGGCGCTCGGTTTCGGCACCTCGCTTTTCTCGGAACACTATCAGCGGCCGTCGTCCTTTTTTTGGTGATGCAGGCCGATTATCGCATGAACCGAATCCTTGCTTTTCGCGATCCCTTCGCATTTGACGACACTTTCGGTTTGCAGCTCATTCAGTCCTACATATCCATTTCAAACGGCGGCATTACCGGAACGGGTTTTGGACAAAGTGTGCAGAAGTTAGGGTATTTGCCGGAAGCCCATACCGATTTTATTTTAGCGATAATTGCCGAAGAAACAGGTTGGCTCGGTGTTGGCTTTGTCATTCTCTGCTTTTTGGTCATTGGTTTTAGAGGCCTCTTAATCGGAGCGCGTTGTAAGCATTTATTTGGTTCATTGCTGGCCTACGGAATTGTTTTTCAGTTGATGTTTCAATTTATATTTAATGCCGGCGCGGTAAGCGGGCTATTGCCGATTACCGGAATCCCGCTCCCATTCGTCAGTTACGGGGGGACTTCCTTAATTGTTTCTCTCGCGAGTGCAGCCATTTTGGTAAATATATCCTTGCAAAATCAAAAGGATTACAAGCACACACAACCAAAAGAAGAATCAAGTCAACAAAAAGACAGCCTTGTTTTCAAGCGCAAATGGAATGAGATGTGA
- the thpR gene encoding RNA 2',3'-cyclic phosphodiesterase has translation MEGECSHYFLALPVPVHVQRRIHELTKLNELQSFTSITDIRDYHITLFFLGEAADEQLEILYENLPSLVHQIPAFDVQLNQAGFFGKKERPRVLFADVKRTGLLLDLHSAVTKGCVEAGFNKEKRPFRPHITIAKRGKHEEPFPMQKIMDETKHWKDEQWRLEEVGLYAVRLGQLPRYHLKARFPLNGTC, from the coding sequence ATGGAAGGTGAATGCTCGCATTATTTTTTGGCGCTTCCCGTACCGGTGCATGTACAACGACGCATCCACGAGCTGACCAAGTTAAATGAATTGCAATCGTTCACATCTATTACCGACATCCGCGACTATCACATTACACTCTTTTTTCTTGGGGAAGCTGCTGATGAGCAACTGGAAATTTTATATGAAAACTTGCCGTCGTTGGTGCACCAAATCCCAGCTTTCGATGTACAATTAAATCAGGCCGGTTTTTTCGGTAAGAAGGAACGCCCGCGTGTGTTATTCGCCGACGTCAAGAGAACCGGGCTGTTGCTTGACCTTCATTCCGCAGTGACGAAAGGGTGTGTTGAGGCAGGTTTTAATAAGGAGAAACGACCGTTTCGTCCACATATTACAATTGCGAAACGCGGCAAACATGAAGAACCATTTCCGATGCAAAAAATCATGGATGAAACGAAACATTGGAAGGACGAACAGTGGCGATTAGAAGAAGTCGGATTATATGCTGTGCGGTTGGGTCAGTTGCCGCGGTATCATTTAAAGGCCAGGTTCCCATTAAACGGCACATGTTAG
- a CDS encoding NERD domain-containing protein — protein sequence MAHLVKLEDYISRYEGDIHQYPSQFIRLKRERWKRLHRLWAKANQRLGPIGEEDWFAEENNTVLQQAMRKLGGIHKKQSKEPVKTNTGLDAEYEHLIGKSRASLHDFFYYELLQSQLRWASTSSSEVSVVDSKYRYDSRLREILRLLPDNYMIFYYPIFKIQQADIQLDVLLLSPSELYCVTYVEAPANTLFEMSSRRFWREFRLKAEYKRLNPLLSVKRMEDVVRSIFQHNTVDFAVKKAVLLPDALVDDIEFAGNVDMVDHRHYKQWMDKISKHVSPMKKEQFHAAEALLGMGKTRSFLRSEKAFGASARDGQ from the coding sequence ATGGCCCATCTTGTAAAACTGGAAGATTATATATCCCGATACGAAGGCGATATTCACCAATATCCGAGTCAGTTTATCCGTTTAAAACGCGAACGATGGAAACGGCTGCACCGCTTATGGGCGAAAGCCAATCAACGGCTCGGTCCAATCGGTGAAGAAGATTGGTTTGCGGAGGAAAATAACACCGTTTTGCAACAAGCTATGCGAAAATTGGGCGGTATCCATAAGAAGCAGTCGAAGGAGCCTGTCAAAACAAACACCGGTCTTGACGCTGAATACGAGCATCTCATCGGGAAAAGCCGTGCGTCGTTACATGATTTTTTTTATTATGAATTGCTTCAATCCCAGCTGCGATGGGCCTCTACCTCATCCTCGGAAGTGTCTGTGGTCGATAGCAAATATCGTTACGATAGCCGTTTACGGGAGATCTTGCGGTTGCTCCCGGATAATTACATGATCTTTTATTATCCTATTTTCAAAATACAGCAAGCGGATATTCAATTGGATGTGCTTCTGCTCTCTCCTTCGGAACTTTATTGTGTGACATACGTGGAAGCTCCGGCAAATACGTTATTTGAAATGAGCTCGCGTCGGTTCTGGCGGGAATTCCGGTTGAAAGCAGAATATAAGCGTTTAAATCCATTATTGTCCGTGAAAAGAATGGAAGATGTTGTTCGTTCTATTTTTCAGCATAATACCGTTGACTTCGCGGTTAAAAAAGCAGTGCTTTTGCCTGATGCCCTTGTAGATGACATAGAATTTGCCGGAAACGTTGACATGGTTGATCATCGGCACTATAAACAGTGGATGGACAAAATCAGCAAACACGTATCTCCCATGAAAAAAGAACAGTTTCATGCCGCAGAGGCATTGCTCGGCATGGGCAAAACACGAAGTTTTTTGAGGTCGGAAAAAGCTTTTGGAGCAAGCGCAAGGGACGGCCAATAA
- the cysK gene encoding cysteine synthase A, with amino-acid sequence MSVYTNVSALVGDTPLVRLNQIPDRRGADVYLKLEFQNPSGSVKDRAAREMIVQAEESGKLNDDSTIIEPTSGNTGIGLAMNAAAKGYACILTMPDTMSLERINILKAYGAKVVLTPGDKKMPGAIEKAHELANEIPNSFIPMQFENEANPDAHRTSTALEIKEAMDTIGRPLKGFVAASGTGGTITGTGETLRSYYSDLTIHVVEPKGSPVLSGGKPGPHKLVGTSPGFVPPILNEKVYDRIDAINDEHAYETVHALARKEGILVGPSSGAACFAALELAKQFQPGEIVVAIACDTGERYLSTDLFEQ; translated from the coding sequence TTGTCTGTTTATACAAATGTCTCAGCGCTCGTCGGCGACACACCTTTGGTGCGTTTAAATCAAATACCGGATCGCCGGGGGGCAGACGTTTACCTAAAACTGGAATTCCAAAATCCGAGCGGAAGTGTTAAAGATAGGGCTGCGCGCGAAATGATTGTGCAGGCAGAGGAAAGCGGCAAGTTGAATGACGATTCAACCATTATTGAGCCGACATCCGGCAATACAGGCATTGGACTCGCGATGAATGCCGCCGCTAAAGGATATGCTTGCATTTTGACAATGCCTGATACGATGTCGCTTGAGCGCATCAATATTCTTAAAGCCTACGGCGCTAAAGTTGTCTTAACGCCCGGTGACAAAAAGATGCCGGGAGCGATTGAGAAAGCCCATGAATTGGCCAACGAAATCCCAAACAGTTTTATCCCGATGCAATTCGAAAATGAAGCAAACCCTGATGCCCATCGGACATCTACAGCGCTGGAAATTAAAGAAGCCATGGACACGATCGGCCGTCCGTTAAAAGGATTTGTAGCTGCATCAGGAACCGGAGGTACAATCACCGGAACAGGGGAGACGTTGCGATCCTATTATTCGGATCTCACCATACACGTTGTCGAACCAAAAGGTTCCCCCGTACTGTCCGGCGGAAAACCGGGACCGCATAAACTTGTCGGCACTTCTCCGGGATTCGTGCCGCCGATCTTAAATGAGAAAGTCTATGACCGAATCGATGCAATCAACGATGAACATGCCTACGAAACCGTCCATGCCCTCGCCCGTAAGGAAGGCATCCTCGTAGGACCGTCGTCAGGCGCGGCTTGCTTTGCAGCGCTTGAACTCGCCAAACAATTCCAACCCGGGGAAATTGTCGTAGCTATCGCCTGCGACACCGGTGAGCGGTATTTATCCACAGATTTGTTTGAGCAGTAG